In Bradysia coprophila strain Holo2 unplaced genomic scaffold, BU_Bcop_v1 contig_350, whole genome shotgun sequence, a genomic segment contains:
- the LOC119081115 gene encoding sensory neuron membrane protein 1-like produces MYEVKRGVKNSRDVGRIVSFDNKTEMDVWGGDECNRYKGTDSTIFPRDIQKEDGLWSYEPEICMSIGAHYDKESNYQGVPTIRFALDFGDARKNKDLQCYCGDPPNDCPRRGTRNLFDCIDAPLILSLPHFYNADPSILCQFQSGLNPNQNDHAFYMDYERASGSVPNAAKRYQINMDVVPIDEVESMKHLPEVIMPLFWIEEITTSAPLKNYTHTNTQNFQQYNL; encoded by the exons ATGTACGAAGTTAAACGTGGCGTAAAGAATTCCCGTGACGTTGGTCGAATTGTAAGTTTTGATAACAAAACGGAAATGGATGTATGGGGCGGAGATGAATGTAATCGTTACAAGGGCACCGATTCAACTATATTTCCACGTGATATACAAAAAGAAGATGGTTTGTGGAGCTATGAACCGGAGATATGTATGTCAATTGGTGCTCATTATGATAAGGAATCTAATTACCAAGGAGTACCGACTATCCGATTCGCATTGGATTTTGGTGATGCTAGAAAGAATAAAGATTTGCAATGCTATTGTGGAGATCCACCGAACGATTGTCCGAGACGAG GAACGCGAAATTTGTTCGATTGTATTGATGCACCACTCATATTAAGCTTACCACACTTCTACAATGCCGATCCATCAATACTTTGCCAATTTCAATCCGGGCTAAATCCGAATCAAAATGACCATGCGTTCTATATGGATTATGAAAGA GCCTCAGGAAGTGTACCTAATGCTGCCAAACGATATCAAATCAATATGGATGTTGTGCCAATAGACGAGGTTGAATCAATGAAGCATTTACCGGAAGTTATAATGCCTTTATTTTGGATCGAAGAAATCACAACATCAGCGCCACTTAAAAACTATACTCACACCAATACGcaaaatttccaacaatacAATTTGTGA